The Mycobacterium sp. EPa45 genomic interval GACGGTGATCGCGATGCGCTTGGTGACCCCTTCGGCGTCGGCCTGCAGTTGTGCGCAGAGGTCGTCGCACACCCGCAGCACGGCCGCGTCCAGATCCTCCTGGCTGGGCGCGATCTCACTGGCGCCGGAGGCCAGCAGGAGCACGGTGTCGTTGGTGGAGCAGCTGCCGTCGACGTCGAGGCGGTCGAAGGTCCTGGCGGTGGCTCGACGCAGCGCGGTGTCCAGGGCGGCGGCGTCGGCCACCGCGTCGGTGGTCAGCACCACCAGCATCGTGGCCAGCGACGGGGCCAACATGCCGGCCCCCTTGGCCATGCCGCCGATGGTCCAGTTCTCCCCCGACTCGATGGAGTGATGCAGCGCAACCTGTTTGGGCACCGTGTCGGTCGTCATGATGGCACGCGCGGCTTCCTCACCGCCGGTCAGCCCGCCGCCGAGTTCGTGGACGATGTCGGTGACACCGGGCAGCACTTTTTCCATCGGCAGCCGGTCGCCGATCAGGCCTGTCGAGCAGATCGCGACCTCGATCGGACCGGTCTCGGTGCCCCAACGCGACAGTGCTGCGGCAACGGCCTCGGCGGTCGCGTGGGTGTCCTGGAAGCCACCAGCGCCGGTACAGGCGTTGGCGCCACCGGAGTTCAACAGCACCGCGCGCAGCCGCCCGCTGGTGAGCACCTGCTGGCTCCACAGCACCGGCGCCGCTTTGACCTGGTTACGGGTGAACACCCCGGCGGCCGCATAGTCGGGGCCTTCGTTGAACACCAACGCCAGGTCGAGCGCGCCGGACGCCTTGATACCGGCGGCAATTCCCGTCGCACGGAATCCAGCCGGCGCCGTAACCCCCTGTGTGCGAACCAGTTTCGTCTCGTTAGTGCCCATTCCCGGGTCGCTCCGCTCCTGCCCTCCGATACGCGTCACGGTGCCACCCCCACGATCGACAGCCCTTCGGTCTCCGGCCAACCGAGCGCCAGGTTCATCGACTGCACCGCCGCGCCGGCCGTGCCCTTGACCAGATTGTCGATGGCGCACACCGCGACCAGGACGCCGGCGTCGGCATCAACGGCCACTGCCAGCTGCGCAGCGTTGCTACCGATCACCGCTCCGGTGCGGGGCAATTGCCCTTCGGGCAGCAGGTGGATGAACGGTTCCGCGTCGTAGGCCTTCTCATAGGCCGCGCGGATCTCCGACACCGGCGCATGAGTACGGGCAGTGCAGGTGGCCAGGATTCCGCGGGAGGTCGGGATCAACACCGGAGTGAAGGAAACGGTGACGTCGCGGTCGGTCACCGCCCGCAGACCCTGGGCGATCTCCGGGGTGTGTCGATGCGCACCGGCGATGTTGTAGGCGCGCGCCGAGCCGATGACCTCCGACCCAAGCAGGTCGACTTTCGCGGCACGACCCGCCCCGGAGGTACCGCTGACCGCCACCACGGTGACCGCCGGTTCGACCAGATCTTCGGCGACAGCAGGCAGCAGGGCCAACAGCGCGGCAGTCGGATAACAACCCGGCACGGCGATCCGGTTGGTACCCCGCAACCGGTCCCGCCCACCCGGCAGTTCCGGCAGCCCGTACGGCCAGCTGCCCGCATACTCCGAGCCGTAGAACCGCTGCCAGGCGTCGGCGTCCGTGAGCCGGAAGTCCGCGCCGCAGTCGACGATGAGCGTGTCCTCGCCGAGCTGCTCAGCCAGGGCAGCCGAGTGGCCGTGTGGCAGGCCCAGGAAGACCACGTCGTGGCCGGCCAGAATGTCGCGCTCGGTGGGCTCGAGCACCCTGTTGGCCAGCGGCAACAGGTGCGGGTGGTGCTCGGACAAGTGGGTGCCCGCACTGGCGGCGGCGGTCAGCGCGCCGATGGTCAGACGGCCGTCCGCGTACGCCGGATGTCCGAGCAACAGACGCAGGATCTCGCCACCGGCATAGCCGCTGGCACCGGCAATCGCCACCGAAGTCATGCCCGAATTCTGCATGGTTATGCACAAGTATGCAAATAGATTCCCGACTGCGTCGCCGAGATCGACGAATTGTTGCGATCCACTCGCACAATCCCTGCCAAATGTCGGTTTGGGCGGAAGAGGAATCAGGTCCTGAGCTCGGCGCCGACCCGCTCGGCGGCCGCGGCCACCGCGGCGTCGCGGGCGGCACTGGCCTCGTCTTCGGTCAGCGTCCGGTCCGGCGCCCGGAACCGCAGCGCCAGCGTCAGCGACTTGCGGTCCGCGCCGATCTGCGGACCGGTGTAGACGTCGAACAGCGACACATCCTCGAGCAGCTCCCCGGCGCCGGCGCGCACGGCGTCGATGACCGCCTGGGCAGCGACATCACCGGCGACCACGAGGCTGACATCCTGGAACACCGCCGGGAACGGCGACACCCGCGGGGCGGGCAACGTCTCGGTGATCGGCACGGCGTCCAGATCCAGCTCGAGAGCGCAGGTGCCCTTCGGCAGCCCGGAACGCTCGATGACCGCGGGGTGCAGCTGTCCGGCGTGCCCGACCACCCGCCCGTCAACCAGAACCTCCGCGCACCGGCCGGGATGCCACGGCAGGTACTGCGCCGCCCGCAGTGTCACACTGACACCGCAGGCGCGGGCGATGGTCCGCACGGCCTCGAAGGCGTCGGCGGCCTCCACCGCACGCCCGGGCCCCCAGGGCCCGCGCGGCTCGCGCAACCCGGTCAGCACCGCACCAACGTGAACCGGCTGGCTGGGCAGCGAGGCATCCAGCGCCGCGATCTCATCCTCACTCGGCCGGCGATGAGTCGGGATCAGCTCGACACCCGCGGTCTGATCGGTGGGGTACACCACCTGCGCGATGGAAAACAGGGCGACGTCTCCGAAGCCACGGGATACATTGCGGGACAACGCTTCCAGCAGCGCGGGCAGCAGGGTGGTGGCCAGGTGGGGCCGGTCTGCCTCCAGCGGGTTGAGCACCGTCGTGGTGACCCGCCGCGGATCACGGTCGGGCAGGCCCCACTGGTCGAAGATGCCGGCAGGCAGGAACGGGGTGGGCAGCACCTCGACGTAGCCCGACAAGCCCAACGACTTGCCGACCGCGCGGCGCCGCTTCTGTGCCGCGGTCAGGCCGCGACCCGACGGAGCGGTCGGCAGCACCGACGGGATCTTGTCGAGGCCTTCCAGCCGCAGCACCTCTTCGACCAGGTCGGCGGGCTGCACCAGGTCGGGCCGCCAACTCGGCGGAGTCACGACCAGAATCGCCGGGTCGTCACCGTCCTCGACCACCTCGGCGCCGATCTGGGTCAGCCGCTTGACGGTGGCACCGCCGTCGTACTCCACCCCGGCCAGTTGATCGGGTAGATCGAACCGCATCCGCACCGGCGGCGGTGACCAGTCGTCACGCGGCGGGTCACCGCGCCAGTCGGTGAGCGTGGGTTCGACGGTGCCGCCGGCGATCGAGCCCAGCAGCCGGGCGCACCGGTCCACTGCGGCCACCGAGATGGCGGGGTCGACGGAGCGTTCGTAGCGCCGGCCGGCCTCGCTGACCAGGTGCAGGCGGCGAATCGTGCGCGATACCGCGGCAGGATCCCACACCGCAGCCTCCAGCAGAATGTCGGTGGAGTCGTCGTCGATCTCGGTCGTGCCGGCACCCATGACGCCACCGATCGCCGCGGTCGCCACGTCGTCGACGATCAGCACATCGGCGGGGTCGAGCTTGCGTTCGATGCCGTCGAGGGTGACGACGGTCTCCCCGGGCTTCGCGAAGCGGACGACGAACTCACCGTTGATCCGGCTGCGGTCGTGCGCGTGCATCGGGTGCCCGAGTTCGAGCATCACGTAGTTGGTGACGTCGACGGCCGGCGAAATCGGCCGGATACCCGAGAGCATCAGCCGGCGGCGAAGCCACCACGGCGACAACGCGTTCGGATTGATGCCGGTGACCGGTCGCAACGCGAAACGGCTGACGCCGGTGCCGGATTCGACGGTGACCGGCAGTGCCACCCCGTCGGCGGGCAGCGGCGGGACGTCCGCGGGGTCGGCGTAGTCCAGGTCATAGGCACACGCGATCTCACGGGCGATACCGCGAACCGACATGCCGTAGCCACGGTCCGGGGTGACCGCAAGGTCGAAGATCACGTCGTCGAGACCGAGGATGGCGATACCGTCGGCGCCGGGTTCGGCGGTGTCCGGGGGCAGCACCAGGATCCCGGAATGATCTGTGCCCAAGCCCAATTCGGCCGTCGAGCAGATCATTCCGTCGGAGAGCCGGCCGTAGGTCTTACGGCTGGCGATGTGGAAGTCACCGGGAAGCGTGGTGCCCGGCAGCGCCACCACGACGAGGTCGCCAACCGCGAAGTTGCTTGCGCCGCAGACGATATCGCGGTCATCGTCCTCACCCACGTCGACTTTGCACGCCCGGATCGGCTTCTTGAACTCGGTGAGCTCCTCGATTGCGGTGACTCGACCGACAGTAAGCGGGCCGTTGACCGGCCCCAGAGTGATGATGTCCTCGACCTCGTGGCCGACGCGGATCAGCGCCTGCTCCAGGTCGTGGGGCGTGACATCCCAGTCGGGTGCGCCGCGCTGCACGACCTCGCGTAGCCAGCTGTAGGGAAGCCGCATCAGACGCCGACCCCGAACGGCAGCGAGAACCGGACATCGCCTTCGACCATGTCACGCATGTCAGGGATGCCGTTGCGAAATTGCAGGGTGCGCTCCAGCCCCATCCCGAATGCGAAGCCGGAGTAGACCTCGGGGTCGATTCCGGCGGCGCGCAACACGTTCGGATTGACCATGCCGCAGCCACCCCACTCGACCCAGCCGGGGCCACCTTTCTTGTTGGGGAACCAGATGTCCACCTCGGCGGACGGTTCGGTGAACGGGAAGAAGTGCGGCCGCATCCGGGTGCGGGCGCCCTCGCCGAACTCCGAGCGGGCGAACGCGTCGAGCGTGCCGCGCAGGTGAGCCATCGTCAGCCCGCGGTCCACCGCGAGGCCCTCGACCTGATGGAAGACCGGGGTGTGGGTGGAGTCGAGTTCGTCGGTGCGGAAGGTGCGCCCGATCGAGACGATGTAGACCGGCAGCTCGCGATCGAGCAGGGTGCGCACCTGCACCGGGGAGGTGTGCGTGCGCAGCAGCTGGCGCGATCCCTCCGGGGCGATGTGGAAGGTGTCGGACTCGCTGCGGGCCGGATGGTCGGGCGGAAAGTTCAGCGCGTCGAAGTTGAACTGCTCGGTCTCGACCTCCGGGCCTTCGGCCAGCTCCCAGCCCATCGCGATGAAGGTGTCGGCGATGTGCTCGGCCAGGATCGTGATCGGATGCCGCGCCCCGACGGGCTGCCGCGTCGAGGGCAGCGTGACGTCGATGGCCTCGGCGACCAGGACCGCCGCGTCGCGCTCGGCGCGCAGCACCGCCAGTCGCTCGTCGTAGCTGCGCTGCACGTCGCCCCGGGCGACGTTGACCAGCTTGCCGGCCTCGGCGCGGTCGGTTTTGGGCAGCGTGGCCAGTGCCTGGCGGGCCAGGGCGAGCGGCGCGCGGTCCCCGAGGTGATCAGTCTTGGCGCGGGCCAGCGCATCCAGGTCGGCCGCCTGCTCGAAGGCATGCCGGGCCGCGCTGACCGCCTCGGTCAGCGATTCCTGCGACAGGTCAACGGGTTGGGAACCCACGCGGCAAGACGCTCCTTTTGGCAGCTGGGGTTGGCTCCGCCACGGATGTGACGCAAGTGCCGATCATAGGTGATGCCACAATGACGCCTCGCAGGCATTTCACCCCAAGGAATCCCGATGCTCCGAGCTCTCGCCGTTGCGGCCGTATGGGTGGTCGCGCTGGCCGTCGCGGGACTGGCGTTCGTATTCGACCCGTGGTGGTGGCTGCTCGCGGCACCGGTGGCGGCAGCCGCGGCGCTGGGAACGTGGGACCTACTGCAGACCCGGCACACCCTGCTGCGGTCCTACCCGGTCATCGCACACGCGCGGTGGCTGGCCGAGGCGCTACGTCCGGAGATCCGGCAGTACTTCATCGAATCGAACACCGAGGCCAGCCCGTTCGACCGGGAGACCCGCGACATGGTCTACGAGCGGGCCAAGGCCACCAAGAGCGACGAACCGTTCGGCACCGAGCGTGACGTGAACGCGCTGGGCTACGAATTCCTGCGCCATTCGCTGCGCGCCCGGCTGGCCACCGACCTCGCGCCCAGGGTGCGGCTCGGCGGCCCCGACTGCTCCGCGCCGTACGACATTGCGTTGTTCAACGTCTCGGCGATGAGCTTCGGCGCGCTGTCGGGCAATGCGATCGAGGCACTCAACGGCGGCGCGGCCCGCGGCGGATTCGCCCACGACACCGGCGAGGGCGGGATCAGCCCCTACCACCTCAAGCACGGCGGCGACCTGATCTGGGAGATCGGCTCGGGATATTTCGGGTGCCGCGACGCGGGCGGGCACTTCGATGCGGGACTGTTCGAGGAGAAGGCCGCCTGGCCCACGGTCAAGGCCATCTCCATCAAGCTGTCCCAGGGCGCCAAGCCCGGCCTCGGCGGCGTACTGCCTGGCGCCAAGGTGAGCGCCGAGATCGCCGCGACTCGCGGTGTGCCGATCGGGCAGACGGTGGTGTCCCCGCCGTCCCACACCGCATTCCACACCCCGTTGGAGATGATGCATTTCATCGCGACGCTGCGCAGCCTGTCCGGCGGCAAGCCGATCGGGTTCAAGCTGTGCATCGGGGCGCGCACCGAGTTCTTGTCGATCTGCAAAGCCATGCTGCACACCGGCATCACGCCGGACTTCATCATCGTCGACGGCTCCGAGGGCGGAACCGGTGCGGCGCCACAGGAATTCGAAGACCACGTCGGCATGCCGCTGACCGAGGGCCTGATGCTGGTGCACAACGCGCTCGTCGGTAGCGGGCTGCGAAGGTCTATCAAGATCGGGGCGTCGGGCAAAGTGGCCAGCGGCGTCGATATTGTCAGCCGCATCTGCCAGGGCGCGGACTTCACGATGTCCGCGCGGGCAATGATGTTCGCGGTCGGCTGTATTCAGGCGATGAAGTGCAATACCAACAAGTGCCCGACCGGGGTGGCCACCCAGGACAGAGCTCGCGCCCGGGCGCTCTACGTTCCCGACAAGACCGAGCGGGTGGTCAACTTCCAACGGGCCACCGTGGCCAGCGCTGCCCAGATCGTTGCCTCGATGGGGCTAAACGGATTCGGCGATCTCGAGCCGTCGATGCTCAACCGCCGCATCGAGGGGCAGCGCACGCGCACCTACGCTGAGATCTACGACTGGCTGATGCCCGGGGAGCTTCTCGACGACCCGCCGGAGTCGTGGCGCTCGGACTGGATCGAAGCGTCCGCGGAGGAGTTCCGGTGAGCGGTGCCTGCCACCTTGCTTCATCCAATCCTCAAGCCGCGGAGTAATTTTCCCACCGACGACGGACCTCGTCGCGGAGATCAGCAGGCCCTGACATCGGACACCGCCCAGTCCACACATCTCACCTGGCCAAACACCGCTTGGTGCCTGGCTCGGTCCAGTACGATATCGATAAAGACCTGGGGGTCCTCATGTTTCATGTTCCGTTGACCGTCGCGGCAGTCGCCGTGTTGTCGGTATCGCTGGCACCGGTCGCCGCCGCCGACACCCTCGGGGCACAGTGCACCGACTGGATGAAGATTTCGGCCGATTCCACCACCGGCGCGAAGATGTTCTGCGCCGCGCCGCCAGGGACGGGCGAGGACGCCCTGACGTGGACTGCGTGGTCACAGGGGGCTTGGAGCGATGCTCCGCCCGTCGGTCCGGTCGGCAGCCCATGCTCGGGTCCGAACTACGCGTTCGGGCTATCTAGCGACGACTACGTCGTATGGTGCTACGCGGGTGGAAAGGTGCTGCTGCCGGGCGGTGACGGGTATGTCCCCGCCGCGTCATCATCGGTCTGGAGCCTGTACTCGCCGTGATGACACCGCGTCCGCACGGTCGCTAAGCCGGTCCGCCGTACTGCCACACGAGACTGTGGCTTCCGGTCATGGTCGGATTGCACCACATCGTCCGACCAGTGTCGTCCTGGCTGGTGGCGTGAAACTCCACGCACGGGTCACCGGGCGATGGCGCCTGGGCATTGGCGGAACCGCCCGCCACGACGAGAACGATCGGCATAACAGCCGTAACCAGGGTGACCCTGACGAACCAGAGTGTCTGCATAACCGACACCTCCTTGCGGTCTATCCGAAATCTTCAGCGCCCAGCTGTCACGGTAATCCGCGAACGACCGCCGAGCGCGAAGAACGTGCGAACCTGTGCGGGTAGCCCCCGCGACCCTGTCGACTATAGAAACCCGTCGAAGTGGGAAATGTGCCCTTCCGGGCGGCACGCTGACCGATACGTTGAAGGTCGCCGATGTGGTCGACGGAATCGATCTTTTGAATAGGTTCCGGTTGTATGTCGTGCAACCCCAGCGCGTCGAGGCCGACGCGGGTCAGTTCGGCGTTGTAGCGGACATAGGTGAACAACCGCGCGCCCGGTAGCGCATCCCCGTCAGCCATAAGATCACCAACCTCTTGATCCAACACCGAACCGTAACGGCAGCGCCCGAACACCCGGCAGAGCAGATCTTGTTGATGCAGGGCTGCCGACATCAGGGCTGCCGGCACTGAGGTCGCGTTGAACAGCAGATTCATGTCGTCGGGACGAAGGCTGTCGACAGCCTTGGGAGCTGTGCCGGTGCCGACCGACACCAACATCAACCGGTCCTCCCCGGTGGGCCAGCCCAGTCGGTAGACACCGAGGGTAGCCATCAGAAAAAGGTGAAAGGCCGGATTGTTGTACATGGTCAAACCACCATCGACGAAGACGAAATCGCTTGAGCCGACGCGGATTCTCTCGGGCGGGAAGTAGACCGGTGCCGCGGTGCTCGCCCGTACCAGCTGCCACAACGGCAGGCGCAGATTGCTGTTCTCAGCATCCGCATTGAACATTCCGCCCGGGTTGTTACTCAGCGGCCATGGTGAATCCGTTGTGGCGTTACGCAAAACCATCATCAACAACGTGTCCAGACGCTCATCGCCAAAGGTGATGTCGCCGAACGTCTCCTGTAGCAGCTCCTGCAGGCGTTCGCTGCTGTAACGCTGCTTGTACCACTGGGTGATGAATGCACGGTCAAACATCGGTTTGGCGTGGGTGCTGTAAAACTGACGAAGCTGCGCCACTGACATGCGACATGACAAACCTGCGGCGATGATCGCACCCGTGCTGGTTCCGGCGATGTAGTCGAAGTAATCGGCAAGGACGAAGTTGTGATCCCGAGATAGCCCCTCGCGCAGTTGCGCTTCGATCTCCGCGAGTATTTCCAGTGCGAGGACACCGCGAATGCCGCCACCGTCGATGGCGAGCATCTTTTTGGGGCCGTCCGCCCGCAGCCGATCACGGTAGCTCACCAGCCCGCCGTCCAGATCACAGCCTTCATGCCGTCAGCGGTTCGCGGCGTCGGGCGGTGTCGGAAGTCCGGGGCAGACCGGAATGTAGCCTATGGCAGATGAGACCCAGTCGTTCCATTCCCGATGGCTCATGTTCTGAGTGATCTTACGGCACAACAGTTCTGGCCAGATTGCCTGATCCGGAGTCGGCCATTCCAGTACGGTACCGTCGGAGCTGCCGGAGATGACACGCTGCCCATCGGGGCTGAACCCGACACTGGTTACCCCCTTGGTGTGGCCGTTGAGCGGTGCGCCGATCGCGTGGGGCGTGTCCGCCTCCCACAGTCGAAGTGTTTTGTCAGCGCTGCCCGAGATGATGCGGTGTCCGTCGGGGCTGAATGCCACCGCGGAGACCAGGTCGGTGTGGCCGGTC includes:
- the argJ gene encoding bifunctional glutamate N-acetyltransferase/amino-acid acetyltransferase ArgJ, which translates into the protein MGTNETKLVRTQGVTAPAGFRATGIAAGIKASGALDLALVFNEGPDYAAAGVFTRNQVKAAPVLWSQQVLTSGRLRAVLLNSGGANACTGAGGFQDTHATAEAVAAALSRWGTETGPIEVAICSTGLIGDRLPMEKVLPGVTDIVHELGGGLTGGEEAARAIMTTDTVPKQVALHHSIESGENWTIGGMAKGAGMLAPSLATMLVVLTTDAVADAAALDTALRRATARTFDRLDVDGSCSTNDTVLLLASGASEIAPSQEDLDAAVLRVCDDLCAQLQADAEGVTKRIAITVTGAPGDDDAVTAARIVARDSLVKTALFGSDPNWGRVLAAVGMVPFAIDPQRITVSFNGFPVCIDGAGAPGARDVDLSGADIAVTVDLKLGDGEATIRTTDLSHAYVEENSAYSS
- the argC gene encoding N-acetyl-gamma-glutamyl-phosphate reductase, which translates into the protein MTSVAIAGASGYAGGEILRLLLGHPAYADGRLTIGALTAAASAGTHLSEHHPHLLPLANRVLEPTERDILAGHDVVFLGLPHGHSAALAEQLGEDTLIVDCGADFRLTDADAWQRFYGSEYAGSWPYGLPELPGGRDRLRGTNRIAVPGCYPTAALLALLPAVAEDLVEPAVTVVAVSGTSGAGRAAKVDLLGSEVIGSARAYNIAGAHRHTPEIAQGLRAVTDRDVTVSFTPVLIPTSRGILATCTARTHAPVSEIRAAYEKAYDAEPFIHLLPEGQLPRTGAVIGSNAAQLAVAVDADAGVLVAVCAIDNLVKGTAGAAVQSMNLALGWPETEGLSIVGVAP
- the pheT gene encoding phenylalanine--tRNA ligase subunit beta, encoding MRLPYSWLREVVQRGAPDWDVTPHDLEQALIRVGHEVEDIITLGPVNGPLTVGRVTAIEELTEFKKPIRACKVDVGEDDDRDIVCGASNFAVGDLVVVALPGTTLPGDFHIASRKTYGRLSDGMICSTAELGLGTDHSGILVLPPDTAEPGADGIAILGLDDVIFDLAVTPDRGYGMSVRGIAREIACAYDLDYADPADVPPLPADGVALPVTVESGTGVSRFALRPVTGINPNALSPWWLRRRLMLSGIRPISPAVDVTNYVMLELGHPMHAHDRSRINGEFVVRFAKPGETVVTLDGIERKLDPADVLIVDDVATAAIGGVMGAGTTEIDDDSTDILLEAAVWDPAAVSRTIRRLHLVSEAGRRYERSVDPAISVAAVDRCARLLGSIAGGTVEPTLTDWRGDPPRDDWSPPPVRMRFDLPDQLAGVEYDGGATVKRLTQIGAEVVEDGDDPAILVVTPPSWRPDLVQPADLVEEVLRLEGLDKIPSVLPTAPSGRGLTAAQKRRRAVGKSLGLSGYVEVLPTPFLPAGIFDQWGLPDRDPRRVTTTVLNPLEADRPHLATTLLPALLEALSRNVSRGFGDVALFSIAQVVYPTDQTAGVELIPTHRRPSEDEIAALDASLPSQPVHVGAVLTGLREPRGPWGPGRAVEAADAFEAVRTIARACGVSVTLRAAQYLPWHPGRCAEVLVDGRVVGHAGQLHPAVIERSGLPKGTCALELDLDAVPITETLPAPRVSPFPAVFQDVSLVVAGDVAAQAVIDAVRAGAGELLEDVSLFDVYTGPQIGADRKSLTLALRFRAPDRTLTEDEASAARDAAVAAAAERVGAELRT
- the pheS gene encoding phenylalanine--tRNA ligase subunit alpha; the protein is MGSQPVDLSQESLTEAVSAARHAFEQAADLDALARAKTDHLGDRAPLALARQALATLPKTDRAEAGKLVNVARGDVQRSYDERLAVLRAERDAAVLVAEAIDVTLPSTRQPVGARHPITILAEHIADTFIAMGWELAEGPEVETEQFNFDALNFPPDHPARSESDTFHIAPEGSRQLLRTHTSPVQVRTLLDRELPVYIVSIGRTFRTDELDSTHTPVFHQVEGLAVDRGLTMAHLRGTLDAFARSEFGEGARTRMRPHFFPFTEPSAEVDIWFPNKKGGPGWVEWGGCGMVNPNVLRAAGIDPEVYSGFAFGMGLERTLQFRNGIPDMRDMVEGDVRFSLPFGVGV
- a CDS encoding FMN-binding glutamate synthase family protein translates to MLRALAVAAVWVVALAVAGLAFVFDPWWWLLAAPVAAAAALGTWDLLQTRHTLLRSYPVIAHARWLAEALRPEIRQYFIESNTEASPFDRETRDMVYERAKATKSDEPFGTERDVNALGYEFLRHSLRARLATDLAPRVRLGGPDCSAPYDIALFNVSAMSFGALSGNAIEALNGGAARGGFAHDTGEGGISPYHLKHGGDLIWEIGSGYFGCRDAGGHFDAGLFEEKAAWPTVKAISIKLSQGAKPGLGGVLPGAKVSAEIAATRGVPIGQTVVSPPSHTAFHTPLEMMHFIATLRSLSGGKPIGFKLCIGARTEFLSICKAMLHTGITPDFIIVDGSEGGTGAAPQEFEDHVGMPLTEGLMLVHNALVGSGLRRSIKIGASGKVASGVDIVSRICQGADFTMSARAMMFAVGCIQAMKCNTNKCPTGVATQDRARARALYVPDKTERVVNFQRATVASAAQIVASMGLNGFGDLEPSMLNRRIEGQRTRTYAEIYDWLMPGELLDDPPESWRSDWIEASAEEFR
- a CDS encoding patatin-like phospholipase family protein, translated to MSYRDRLRADGPKKMLAIDGGGIRGVLALEILAEIEAQLREGLSRDHNFVLADYFDYIAGTSTGAIIAAGLSCRMSVAQLRQFYSTHAKPMFDRAFITQWYKQRYSSERLQELLQETFGDITFGDERLDTLLMMVLRNATTDSPWPLSNNPGGMFNADAENSNLRLPLWQLVRASTAAPVYFPPERIRVGSSDFVFVDGGLTMYNNPAFHLFLMATLGVYRLGWPTGEDRLMLVSVGTGTAPKAVDSLRPDDMNLLFNATSVPAALMSAALHQQDLLCRVFGRCRYGSVLDQEVGDLMADGDALPGARLFTYVRYNAELTRVGLDALGLHDIQPEPIQKIDSVDHIGDLQRIGQRAARKGTFPTSTGFYSRQGRGGYPHRFARSSRSAVVRGLP